The genomic window AAAATATGAAGAATATCTTAAAGAATATATAAACAAAGATATTTCAATAAAATCAGTAAAACCTCATGAAGAAAAAATATTCAATGATTTTCGTTCACAGACAGTATCAAACAACAATCCAGAGACATTAAGAGAAGAATTTCACTTTGTACTAGATTTGATTTCTTCGAGAAAAGAAGTGGCTAAAGATAAATCAGATGATTTAAAAAAATCATTTGAAACGATGCTCCAAGACATCGATCCATCGGCTTATGATGCATTGAGGTTTTCAATTTATAAATCGAGGATGATCGTTTTAAAAGAAAATAGACGTGAGCAAGAAACAAGGACAAATGATGCGCAACCTACTTTTACGTCAAACATACCTTTACAAGCATCCGATGAATTAGCAAGACCTAAGTTAGTGGGGGAACAGGAAAAAAGATTTGCAGAACAAACAATGCAAAATAAGAGAGGCAATGTGAAGCAGGAGGGTTTTTCAAATCAGCAAATCGAAGAGAATGTCACTATGCACGAAAATTATGTACAAACTACGAATCAATCGACAAAAGTAGAGTCGCATAAAAGTCTTAAAGTGAGTGATTTAAAAGCACAATTTGAAAAAGAACCTTCTTATAATAAAGAACCGTATTCAGCTGAAGTACCATCAGGAACAGTCAATCGATTGCGACAATACTATGAAGGTCTGAATCATTCACCATTAGAAAGAGAAACTCGAAAGTCGCCTAGATGGAGAGCCTCGCAATCAAATCATTCGGCGACCGTTCAAAATAGGAAAAATCAATCGATAGATCGACAGAGACAAAGAAATGAAGGGGCATCGTCCTACCAAAAAGCTCCTCCATTAAAAAGCACTAGCGAATTTGTACGTAGAGGAAATGAAAGCACAGTTTATACAAATAATTTATCAACCACAAATAAAGCAGAGTCCCATCAAGACGGCATGACGAAAGAAGAATTTCAAAGGCGACGAGACCAATTTGAAAATATGCCTGGACCAAGTAACGAACCACCAGTCACAGAAAGAACAAACCGAAGAGAACCGGATAATTACCAGACAGCTGCTTATCAAAATCCACCTAGGCAGCAACGAAGTAGTGAGCTAGTCCAAGAAAGCAAAGCTAGTACGATAGATAATATTGGATTAAGGGCAGACAATGCAGGATTGAGTGAAACTGGTAGGGCGAACGAAGAATTTCAAAGACGACGAGACCAATTTGAAAATATGCCTGGACCAAGTAATGAACCACCAGTCACAGAAAGAACAAAGCAAAGAGAACCGGATAATTATCAGACTGCTACTTATCAAAATCCACCTAGGCAACAACGAAGTAGTGAGCTAGTCCAAGAAAGCAAAGCTAGTACGATAGATAATATTGGATTAAGGGTAGACAATGCAGGATTGAGTCAAACTGGTAGGGCGGATGAAGAATTTCAAAAACGTCATGCTCGATTCGAAAACATGACTAGTACAAGTAAGGAACCATCGCTTGCAAATAAAACAAAATTGAATCAAACCGGCTTGACGAATGAAGAATTCCAAAAGCGTCGCGCTCGATTTGAAAATCCTAGTGTAAAAAGTGATAACCGTCTTGCACCAGAATCAACGGGTCGAGTGAAGTCAGTGAGAGACCAGTTTGAAAAAACGAATGTGCATTCTAATGAACGACCAGTACCAGAATCAACGGGACGAGTGAAGGCAGCGAGAGACCAGTTTGAACATGCGAATGAGCTTCCCAATGAACGACCAGTACCAGAATCAACGGGACGAGTGAAGGCAGCGAGAGACCAGTTTGAACATGCGAATGAGCTTCCCAATGAACGACCAGTACCAGAATCAACGGGACGAGTGAAGGCAGCGAGAGATCAGTTTGAAAAAGCAAATGAGCTTTCTAATGAACGACCAGTACCAGAATCAACGGGACGAGTGAAGGCAGCGAGGGACCGGTTTGAAAATGCAATTAACCCTCCAATCGAACGACCAGTGCCAGAATCAACGGGACGAGTGAAGGCAGCGAGGGACCGGTTTGAAAATGCAATTAACCCTCCAATCGAACGACCAGTACCAGAATCAACGGGACGAGTGAAGGCAGCGAGGGACCGGTTTGAAAATGCAATTAACCCTCCAATCGAACGACCAGTGCCAGAATCAACGGGACGAGTGAAGGCAGCGAGGGACCGGTTTGAAAATGCAATTAACCCTCCAATCGAACGACCAGTGCCAGAATCAACGGGACGAGTGAAGGCAGCGAGGGACCGGTTTGAAAATGCAATTAACCCTCCAATCGAACGACCAGTGCCAGAATCAACGGGACGAGTGAAGGCAGCGAGAGACCAGTTTGAACATGTGAATGAGCTTCCCAATGAACGACCAGTACCAGAATCAACGGGACGAGTGAAGGCAGCGAGGGACCAGTTTGAAAATGCAAGTAACCCTCCAACCGAACGACCAGTGCCAGAATCAACGGGTCAAGTTGAAGCGATGCGAAGGCAGTACGAGTCCAGAATTGGGAGAGAAACTGAAGCTAGTATATCTAACGGAACATTACAGCAACAAAATAGCTTGGCTAATAAGACAATTCGTCAACGCCGAGCCCAAGTTGAAAATCCTGCTGTAACAAGTAGTGATGGGCAAAAATCGGAAGAAACTGTGACAGCCGATCAGCTAGCTCGTAGAAATGAAACAAGCAACCAATCTACTGCTCCCTATACTCCTCAAACAGATCAAACAGGTATCGTTGCTGGTAACACAAAAAAAATCCGTGAATTGTTAGCTGATAAACTCAAATTTAATCCAATAGAGAAAGCACCACCTGAAACAAATACTCAAACAGATAGTTCGAACGTGCCAGTAGAGGAATCTTCCTCAGACACTCAAAACAGCCAAATGAGAAATCGGATGAGTGAAGGTGGGGAACCGAAACCAACGAAACTGGATGAAGCGAGTATAGCAACTCGAGGAATGGATAAAAAGCAGTCGCAAAATGCAAATGATCCTTTAGATAAACTTGGAATGGATGCGAGTAGTGATACTTTTGGTTTAAATGAGAATGTTTCAGAAAAAGCGGATAAAGGTACAGAAACCAATTTTATGGATGACGATGTAGAGTTGCCAGGTTCAGGACCGCTTACAGAAAAAAAGAAAATCCACACAAAAAAAAGCCGAGCTATTCAAATCGGAAGAATTTTGTTGAACTTACTGCCATTAGCATCTTGGCCGTTGATCAGTATGTGGGTAACTGGTATTTTAGGTATCGTTCCAGCTTACCTTGCTATGTATGGACTACCACTAACTCTATTTATTTACGGGACTATTTTGACTGCCGTTTATGGGCCAAAACTCATCAACTATATTCGTAAACTTCGTTCTAGAATACAAACCTATCGCCAGGCAGAACGAAATCGACACAGAAACTTAGAAGGTCGAGTGATTGAGCCAAAAGAAAAATCGATTCAAAGAGAGCCCGACGTTCATAAGAAAGAATCGGCAAAAACAAAACAACAGAATCACTCATCAGAAAAAGTTAGTCCTGAAAATCCAGAAAAAGACAAATCTGTAAAGGGCTATTTTAAAAGAAATTGGAAATCTCTCGCCATCATCTTTGGTGTTGGGATAGTTGTAGCAGGGGTGGGTGTCGCACTGACACCAGTAGTAGCACCATATATATTTGCGATAGCCACCTCAACTCCTTTGTTTATGTACAAAGTAACTTCGATTATTGCAATGGCACTTGCTGTTTCCTTTGGTGTGACTGCCTTGAGTAAAGGACTGCATGCACTACAAAGGAAGTTTTATAAAAAAGAAGATCAATCATTAGAAACGACGACACAAAAAGAAACAATCGAAAAAAATTCTATAGAGGTAGACAAGAATTTTGATAAATCCTATGAAAAAGTAGATAAGGATGATCGTGCACCTACCCATGATAATTCTTCAATAAAAAGTGCTGGATTCAAAGAAGATGGAATAAAAATTGCTAGTACTGAAACGAAATCACTAGAAAAAAGTCCATATGCATGGGTCTATGGTCAAGAGACAGAAAATAAAACCCCAAATGAATCGAATCGTTCAAGTCGGTCGAATTCGTTCAATACTCATGAAACACTTCATGTGAAAGCGGATATTCATGAGCCACCATCACAATCATCTTGTGAAAACCGTACGAAAAATCAATTAGGTGAAGCCGCAAGACATCGGTCGGATAATACAAAATCTGAAAGTAATCCACAGATTGCTGAACAGAATAAAGGAATCAATCGTCAGCCGGCCGTCAAAGAAGCATTTGATTCAATCAAACAAAAAGCAATTTCAAAGAGTAATAATGTCAGTGGCAAGCCCCTACTGAAAGGTCAAATATCTTTTGAAAAATAAAAAATACGGAGAGAGATTCAATGAATAAAATCAAACTAATGAGCATATTTAGCGTCATCTTGTTGCTCTTGTATTTTCCAGTGAGTGTTTATGCTACTTTTAATGATTATATGCTCGATGAGATACATCAAGGAAAGAGCTTACGTGCATGGTTGTATGACGAAGGAGAAAACGCAATCTCTCAACAGATCAGTGCTACACCACAAGTAGATAGTTCTTTAGGGGTTAATGTGGGGGATAGTGTAAGTTTTTCGATTAATATTCCTACCTATGCCCTTGTAACAGATCAAGGTGGTTGGATTCCAGCACTTACGGGAGGTAAGAGTGGAAATACGCCTGTACCCAATTACTTTTATACTCAGATGCGTTATGGAAAGGCACCTAATCTGTCAGGTAATTTTAGCATAGGTGAGGTGACTGCGACAAATCTTCCTTCGGGAGTGACCATTAGTAGGGTAATTGGCCCGACCACGGGAAATCTTACAAGAGTTGATGTGACAGTTACTAGGACACAGATGAGTGCTACAAATGGTCATACTAACTCAATCAATCTTAACTTGAGTTCGCTTTATTTAGATACATGGGCAATTGATCCAACAACTGCTGATTTTTTTGGAAACAATCCGATTAATGTAGGGGGCATTACACTTACTGATCTTAATTTGGGCACATTGTCACTGCGGACAAAAAATTCAATCAGAGTGAGATATATCGATGAGGCAGGTAATGAACTCCGAGATCCGTTAATAGAACAAATGGAGGTTGGACAAAACTATGCGTATACACCACCAGCCATTCCGGGATATACCTTTAGCAGATTATCATCTGGAAGCGCAAGTGCTTCTGGTCAGATGGCAGCTGGGACTGAAACGGTTGTTGAGTTTGTTTATACAAAGAATCCAACAGCAGGTGGAGCGATCACAGTAAATCATGAATTTATCGGCAATTCTACTCTGAATACAAGTGAGACATTCACAAATGTAGGAAACGTGGGCGATCGGTTTGAATTGACGCCTAGAACAGAAGCCGGTTGGCGAGTAAAAGATTTGCCACAAGTGACAGTAACAGAACAAGCGCAAACCGTAACGATCACTTATGAACGTGAAACAGGCGGAGCGATCACGGTGAATCATGAATTTATTGGTGACACCACTTTGAATACAAGTGAGACATTCACAAATGTAGGAAACGTGGGCGATCGGTTTGAATTGACACCACGAACAGAAGCCGGATGGCGAGTAAAAGGTGAGTTGCCACAAGTGACGGTGACAGAACAAGCCCAAACGGTGACAATCCAATACGAGCGACAAACTGGAGGTGCAATCACCGTAAATCATGAATTCATAGGCGATTCTTCTCTGAATACGAGCGAAGTGATTACAGATGTTGGGAATGTGGGTGATCGGTTTGAATTGACGCCACGAACAGAAGCCGGATGGCGAGTAAAAGGTGAGTTGCCACAAGTGACGGTGACAGAACAAGCACAAACGGTGACAATCCAATACGAGCGACAAACTGGAGGTGCAATCACCGTAAATCATGAATTCATAGGCGATTCTTCTCTGAATACGAGCGAAGTGATTACAGATGTTGGGAATGTGGGTGATCGGTTTGAATTGACGCCACGAACAGAAGCCGGATGGCGAGTAAAAGGTGAGTTGCCACAAGTGACGGTGACAGAACAAGCACAAACGGTGACAATCCAATACGAGCGACAAACTGGAGGTGCAATCACCGTAAATCATGAATTCATAGGCGATTCCTCACTGAATACGAGCGAAGTGATTACAGATGTTGGGAATGTGGGTGATCGGTTTGAATTGACGCCACGAACAGAAGCAGGGTGGCGAGTAAAAGGTGAGTTGCCACAAGTGACGGTGACAGAACAAGCCCAAACGGTGACAATCCAATACGAGCGACAAACTGGAGGTGCAATCACCGTAAATCATGAATTCATAGGCGATTCTTCTCTGAATACGAGCGAAGTGATTACAGATGTTGGGAATGTGGGTGATCGGTTTGAATTGACGCCACGAACAGAAGCCGGGTGGCGAGTAAAAGGTGAGTTGCCACAAGTGACGGTGACGGAACAAGCACAAGCGGTGACGATCCAATACGAGCGTAAAGTCGGTGGTCAAGTAGCCGTTAATCATATTTTTGAGGAAGCACCTGAAAAAAATCGAATGGAAATTCTACTTGGAAAATGGGGAGAAGCTTTTAAGGCAGAGCCAATGGAAATAGATGGTTGGGAAGTCAAAGAAATCATCGGGCAACCTACTGGTGTGTTTACTGATGATGAGCAAGAAATAAAATTCATCTATGTCAAAAATGAAGAGACCTCAGAAAAAGAGGAGGGTAAACCCAATGATAAAGAACCTGAAACAAAACCTGAAACAAAACCTGAAACAAAACCTGAAACAAAACCAGGGAAAGAGGTAAATAACAAGAAACCATCAATCGAAAAAAATGATGGGGTCAAAACCAGAAGAAAGCAAGAGAATCGTTCATTACCAAAGTTAAATGGTCAAGCAGACATTTATTTAACTATAGTAGGAACATCTATCGTCGCCTTTGTCCTATGGAAAAAGCTAAAAAAAGCAAACTAAATTTAAAAACCAATGATGACACTCTACTAGTTTAAAGGAGGAATTCGATGATCACAAATGAACAGCCAGATCCAGAGGTAAAGATGCTACAAAAAACATCCCTGAAATCACCCAAAATTGGTTTTATGGGACTGAAGTATTTAGGAAGATTTGTCGTCAAAGTAACGAAGATGATCAAAAATAGAATCACAAAAAAGAAAGAAAAAGAGCAATCACCAATAGAAGCATCTGCGAATACGACGAAGTCAGCAAAAAAACAACCTGTCAAAATGGAAGCTTCAAAAGAAAAAGCTCCTGTTGTAAAAAATATTGCAACAAAAACCAATCGGAACCTTTTTCAGTTTTTATACAAATTAGGAGCGAACTTCATGAAGTTTGATCTTTTGAAAAGTATAAAAACATTGGGTATCAGCGCAACATCTCAACAACGAAGAATTAAATCTGCCGAAGCTAAAACGGTGAAGGCGGCCAAACAACAATCTGTTTCTAAAATCAAAAAATTAAGTTTTGCTTCAGTAAAAAAAGAGGCAATCAGTAAAAGTAATAAAATCAATCAGTTGTCTAAAAATAATCAATTAACAAGAAGACCGTCGTTGCAGCGATCATAAAGAATTTTTAAGTATCATTTTGGGACATCACGATTGGAGGAGAAATAATGGAACATGATCGTATGCGTGATGAACAACGAAGAGTAGGCCGCGAAGCCAAGCGAATCCAAACAATGAAGAGGATAGAAGAAAACAAGAGAGAACAAGAACGTGTCTATTTAGAGAGTGTCCGATCATCAGAGGGGTTCAAACGTTCGTTACAAAAGAAGAATAAAAAATAGGAAATAAGTCATTTTGTTCATGGATAATATCACGAAGATAGTTAAAGGATTTCTTTAAGAAAGTGGGAATGACAATGGATGAACAACTCGTAAAATTAAATCAAAGAATTGAACGTATAAAAGATATAAATGATCCTGAGTACGATCGCTTAGTAGCAGAGAGAAATAACGTGCGACAGCTGATCGCTGCACGAGATCAAATACAGCCGATTGCTTCATCAAGTGCATCGAGAGATACTGAAGTAAAAAATGATCCTGAGAAGATTGAGAAATTAACAGAAAAAATTTCAGAGATACAAGCGAAAATAGATCGCCTCAAAGATATGAGCGATTTCCGCTATGATGAATATGAAGCAGAAAAAGCAAAGTTAATCAGAGAAAGAGAAGCAGAAAGAATTAAAATTGGTAAAAGTAGTAAATTGAAAAAAAGTACAGATTTGTCTAGCCAAATGAAAGAGATGTCGCCAACCGTTCGAGCAGATTTAAAAAAAGCAAAAAAAATGATCCATCGTGATCTTGACGAGCAATTTGAAAAATTATCTGTTTTTTTTGATCAGTATGGTTCATCAAAGGATGAAAAAAACATCAAGGAATTAGGTAATAAAATCGAAATGCATAAAAAAAGATATGACTTTAAGATGGATTCTAGTTTTAATGACGCGAGTTTCTATGGCAAGTTCAAGCAACATGAAAAACAAAGTGAATTAGCGCTTAATAACTTTATCGAAAACTGGAAAGAAGATCAAGCTTACTATCGAAATACTCATTCCGTTTTTGAAAAAATTCATGAGTTAAAAGAAAACATCGTAAAAAATCATAACTTAGAAAAGTACAGTATGAAACTCAATACGAAACAAAATGAATTAGCCGAATTAAAAAGTAAAAAACAACGAATCAATTTTTTTAGTAAGTATATTTTTAACCGGCAAAAATATCGCCAATTAAAAAATCAGATCAATGAATTGAAAAATGATTTAGATATTGTACAGAAAGCTCGATCGTTAGCTATGAAAG from Enterococcus sp. DIV1094 includes these protein-coding regions:
- a CDS encoding MucBP domain-containing protein codes for the protein MNKIKLMSIFSVILLLLYFPVSVYATFNDYMLDEIHQGKSLRAWLYDEGENAISQQISATPQVDSSLGVNVGDSVSFSINIPTYALVTDQGGWIPALTGGKSGNTPVPNYFYTQMRYGKAPNLSGNFSIGEVTATNLPSGVTISRVIGPTTGNLTRVDVTVTRTQMSATNGHTNSINLNLSSLYLDTWAIDPTTADFFGNNPINVGGITLTDLNLGTLSLRTKNSIRVRYIDEAGNELRDPLIEQMEVGQNYAYTPPAIPGYTFSRLSSGSASASGQMAAGTETVVEFVYTKNPTAGGAITVNHEFIGNSTLNTSETFTNVGNVGDRFELTPRTEAGWRVKDLPQVTVTEQAQTVTITYERETGGAITVNHEFIGDTTLNTSETFTNVGNVGDRFELTPRTEAGWRVKGELPQVTVTEQAQTVTIQYERQTGGAITVNHEFIGDSSLNTSEVITDVGNVGDRFELTPRTEAGWRVKGELPQVTVTEQAQTVTIQYERQTGGAITVNHEFIGDSSLNTSEVITDVGNVGDRFELTPRTEAGWRVKGELPQVTVTEQAQTVTIQYERQTGGAITVNHEFIGDSSLNTSEVITDVGNVGDRFELTPRTEAGWRVKGELPQVTVTEQAQTVTIQYERQTGGAITVNHEFIGDSSLNTSEVITDVGNVGDRFELTPRTEAGWRVKGELPQVTVTEQAQAVTIQYERKVGGQVAVNHIFEEAPEKNRMEILLGKWGEAFKAEPMEIDGWEVKEIIGQPTGVFTDDEQEIKFIYVKNEETSEKEEGKPNDKEPETKPETKPETKPETKPGKEVNNKKPSIEKNDGVKTRRKQENRSLPKLNGQADIYLTIVGTSIVAFVLWKKLKKAN